In the uncultured Methanobacterium sp. genome, one interval contains:
- a CDS encoding P-II family nitrogen regulator has product MKKIITIIRPDKLEDVKQALEEIGCHGLTVKEVKGRGIQLGITESYRGTDYKVDLLPKTQLEIVAKTEDVDGIVDTIVKSAQTGCIGDGKIFISPVEEVIRIRTGERGDKAI; this is encoded by the coding sequence ATGAAAAAAATCATAACTATCATCAGACCCGATAAACTAGAAGATGTTAAACAGGCTCTGGAAGAAATTGGTTGCCATGGGCTGACAGTCAAAGAAGTTAAAGGACGGGGAATACAGTTAGGAATTACTGAAAGTTACCGAGGCACTGACTACAAAGTAGATCTGCTCCCTAAAACTCAACTGGAAATTGTGGCAAAAACCGAGGATGTGGACGGGATCGTAGACACCATTGTCAAAAGCGCCCAGACTGGCTGCATTGGAGATGGGAAGATATTTATATCCCCAGTAGAAGAAGTAATACGAATCCGTACCGGAGAACGGGGAGATAAAGCAATATAA
- a CDS encoding ammonium transporter, giving the protein MDPILSSGDTAWMLISTALVILMTIPGVALFYGGLIRRENVLNTMFLSFITFSIVSVLWFIYGYDLAFGSDVMGVIGALTNPFFGGVVESNSLAALAPTIPTGLYAIFQMTFAAITVALISGAIVERMKFSAWLVFVPVWLTLVYLPVAHWMWGGGFLAQWGALDFAGGTVVHLSSGVAALALVLLLGVRKNSRLLPHHLGYSVIGTGLLWFGWFGFNAGSALGATNLAVSAMIVTNISACVGMLAWVLMDKLNTGKPTLLGALSGAIAGLAAITPAAGYVNVTSAIIIGFVASIISYYAVSHLKPRLGYDDALDVFGIHGVCGIVGTLAVGIFATPFINSAIKGGLIAGNAGQIGIQLLAIVIIGAYSFILTLVIAKVIDMTIGLRVEDDHEIQGLDLNQHEESGYRLS; this is encoded by the coding sequence ATGGATCCTATTCTTAGTAGTGGTGATACTGCCTGGATGTTAATATCCACTGCTCTGGTAATTCTTATGACTATACCTGGAGTTGCACTATTTTACGGAGGGCTTATTCGCCGAGAAAACGTTTTAAACACAATGTTCCTTTCATTCATCACATTTTCAATTGTGAGTGTACTATGGTTCATATATGGATACGACTTGGCCTTTGGAAGTGATGTTATGGGAGTGATTGGTGCTCTGACTAACCCATTTTTCGGAGGGGTTGTTGAATCAAACTCCCTGGCTGCCCTGGCACCCACCATCCCCACGGGACTATACGCCATATTCCAGATGACCTTTGCTGCCATAACTGTGGCCCTGATATCAGGGGCAATAGTAGAACGTATGAAATTCTCAGCATGGCTGGTCTTTGTTCCAGTATGGTTAACCCTGGTATACCTTCCAGTAGCTCACTGGATGTGGGGCGGAGGATTCTTAGCCCAGTGGGGAGCATTGGACTTTGCTGGAGGTACCGTGGTTCACTTAAGTTCAGGTGTAGCTGCCCTGGCACTGGTATTGCTTTTAGGTGTACGTAAAAATTCAAGATTATTACCCCATCACCTTGGTTACTCTGTAATTGGTACAGGACTACTATGGTTCGGCTGGTTCGGATTTAACGCAGGTTCAGCATTGGGAGCTACAAATTTAGCAGTTTCCGCAATGATCGTTACCAACATCTCGGCCTGTGTGGGAATGCTGGCCTGGGTACTGATGGATAAACTAAACACTGGAAAACCAACATTATTAGGTGCTTTATCCGGAGCTATAGCAGGTTTAGCTGCAATAACACCCGCTGCCGGTTACGTTAACGTTACATCTGCCATTATAATTGGTTTCGTTGCATCAATAATCTCTTACTACGCTGTTTCACACTTGAAACCACGTTTAGGTTACGATGATGCTCTGGATGTATTTGGAATACACGGTGTCTGTGGTATTGTTGGAACCTTAGCTGTAGGTATCTTTGCAACACCCTTCATAAACAGTGCCATTAAAGGAGGGCTGATTGCAGGTAATGCCGGTCAAATTGGTATTCAACTCCTGGCAATAGTCATAATCGGAGCTTATTCATTCATATTAACCCTAGTTATTGCCAAAGTTATTGACATGACCATAGGATTGAGGGTTGAGGATGATCATGAAATCCAGGGACTGGATCTTAACCAACATGAGGAATCCGGTTACAGACTATCATAG
- a CDS encoding glutamate synthase-related protein — MPFKIERNQELCKRNFDRPGCCWYLCDNRDEKLCQNCYSCYNNCPHDVYEIVNDEPFPLHHENCVGCRICEEMCPNQAIEVNAVPEDRRNVWSLTDLVEINRKSTEGSYKVRGCGATRVIPTFDDLVIVPAQVSRPPIDKYREPCNTRVVLGSRYAENPLVIDTPIMIAAMSFGALSKEAKIALAMGSTLAGTATNTGEGGMLPEERKYAKKLIAQYASGRFGVSADYLNNSDAVEIKIGQGAKSGMGGHLLGEKVTAEVSKIRMIPEGTDALSPARHMDIVGPEDLSMKISQLREITDWKVPIMVKFTSGRVSDDVKIAAKAGADAIVVDGMQGGTGAGPDVVTEHSGVPTIAAIVEADEALKHINLREEVSLIAAGGIRNGADVAKALALGADACYIATSALVSIGCRVCQMCYAGTCRKGIATQNPQLRRRLDYMEGGKRVARYIEAMTEEAVMLTQQAGNTDLLKLEKDDLRALTVESSAMTGVKMAGLEAPIRS, encoded by the coding sequence ATGCCTTTTAAGATTGAACGAAATCAGGAACTCTGCAAGAGAAACTTCGACCGTCCTGGTTGCTGCTGGTACCTCTGTGACAACCGGGATGAAAAACTGTGTCAGAACTGTTACTCCTGCTACAACAACTGTCCCCACGACGTGTACGAAATAGTGAATGATGAACCATTCCCATTACACCATGAAAACTGTGTGGGCTGTCGTATATGTGAAGAGATGTGCCCCAATCAAGCTATTGAGGTTAACGCTGTTCCAGAAGACCGGAGGAACGTGTGGAGTTTAACTGATCTGGTGGAGATAAACCGTAAATCAACCGAAGGATCCTACAAAGTTAGGGGATGCGGTGCCACCAGGGTTATACCCACCTTTGACGACCTGGTAATAGTACCAGCACAGGTTTCCAGACCACCAATAGATAAGTACCGGGAACCCTGCAACACCAGGGTAGTTCTGGGAAGCCGTTACGCTGAAAACCCACTGGTTATTGATACACCCATCATGATCGCTGCCATGAGTTTCGGAGCTCTCTCCAAAGAAGCCAAGATCGCCCTGGCCATGGGCTCCACCCTGGCTGGCACCGCCACCAATACCGGTGAAGGGGGAATGCTTCCAGAAGAACGGAAATATGCTAAAAAACTCATTGCCCAGTACGCTTCCGGTCGTTTCGGTGTCAGTGCAGATTACCTCAACAACTCCGATGCAGTGGAGATCAAAATAGGGCAGGGAGCAAAATCTGGTATGGGCGGACACTTACTGGGAGAAAAAGTCACTGCCGAGGTCTCCAAAATCAGGATGATACCGGAAGGTACCGATGCACTGAGCCCTGCCAGGCACATGGACATTGTGGGACCCGAGGATCTCTCAATGAAGATCAGCCAGCTTAGGGAAATCACCGACTGGAAAGTACCCATCATGGTGAAATTCACCAGTGGAAGGGTCAGTGACGATGTAAAAATCGCAGCCAAAGCAGGAGCCGATGCCATAGTGGTGGATGGTATGCAGGGAGGAACCGGAGCCGGACCAGATGTGGTAACGGAACACAGTGGAGTACCCACCATAGCAGCCATAGTTGAAGCCGATGAAGCCTTAAAGCATATAAACCTGAGGGAAGAAGTAAGCCTGATTGCTGCCGGAGGAATAAGAAACGGTGCCGATGTTGCCAAGGCCCTAGCATTAGGAGCTGATGCTTGTTACATTGCCACCAGTGCCCTGGTAAGTATTGGCTGCAGAGTCTGTCAGATGTGTTACGCTGGAACCTGCCGTAAGGGAATTGCCACCCAGAATCCTCAGCTACGCCGTAGACTAGATTACATGGAAGGAGGTAAAAGAGTGGCCCGTTACATTGAAGCCATGACTGAAGAAGCAGTGATGCTAACACAACAGGCCGGTAACACCGATCTTCTAAAACTAGAGAAGGATGACCTGCGGGCTCTAACTGTAGAATCCTCTGCCATGACCGGAGTAAAAATGGCCGGTCTGGAAGCACCAATAAGGAGTTAG
- a CDS encoding Coenzyme F420 hydrogenase/dehydrogenase, beta subunit C-terminal domain: MTDNNQKSVTLVGTPCHIIASEKMDHYSDILGDSPVDFKLGLFCMENFSHTYLKEFLKQNNIEMDDIGQFRVEKGHLWAYLKNGDVFKVPLSQAKVCMRKNCQVCMDYTSELADLSVGSVGSAPGWSTVIARTKKGLKALNKAEAEGYIKTKSIEESGLVLLEKLANKKKTENRAEIKKRESVARPVLYRRYINDEEFTEEVSSCQFKDLKSDVVDVGSCVLCGACYYVCPENIVSIEDRKPQLKGTCPPECNLCYVACPRTYLSQEVLSRDLDQKALGNYIKIVSARADGVDGQDGGVATALLNYILDGNITDEVIVVDKMDDNPWKPEAIITSKTEDVTKAAGTKYSAAPVFKVLKSNHKMNPKTDSKKEVS; encoded by the coding sequence ATGACTGATAACAACCAGAAGAGTGTTACTCTAGTGGGAACTCCCTGCCATATCATTGCCTCTGAAAAAATGGACCACTACTCAGATATTCTGGGAGATTCTCCAGTAGATTTCAAGTTAGGACTTTTCTGCATGGAAAACTTCTCCCATACTTACCTAAAAGAGTTCTTGAAGCAGAATAACATTGAAATGGATGATATTGGCCAGTTCAGAGTGGAAAAAGGACACCTCTGGGCTTACCTTAAAAATGGGGATGTATTTAAAGTTCCATTATCCCAGGCCAAAGTCTGTATGAGGAAAAACTGTCAGGTATGTATGGATTACACCTCAGAACTGGCTGACCTATCGGTGGGATCCGTGGGTTCGGCTCCAGGATGGTCCACTGTCATTGCCAGAACAAAAAAAGGACTTAAAGCTTTGAATAAAGCTGAAGCTGAAGGTTATATTAAAACCAAATCCATTGAAGAGTCAGGCCTCGTACTACTGGAGAAGTTAGCCAATAAAAAGAAAACAGAAAACAGGGCAGAGATAAAAAAGAGGGAATCTGTGGCCAGACCAGTTCTCTACCGGCGGTATATCAACGATGAAGAGTTCACAGAAGAAGTCTCATCCTGCCAGTTTAAGGACTTAAAGTCAGATGTGGTTGATGTGGGTAGCTGTGTGCTCTGCGGAGCCTGTTATTACGTGTGCCCAGAGAACATAGTATCCATTGAAGACCGTAAACCTCAGTTGAAGGGAACCTGTCCACCAGAATGTAATCTGTGTTATGTGGCCTGCCCCCGCACTTACCTGTCCCAGGAAGTCCTTAGCCGTGACCTGGATCAGAAAGCACTGGGAAATTATATTAAGATTGTGTCTGCCCGTGCAGATGGTGTGGATGGTCAGGATGGAGGAGTGGCAACTGCCCTCTTAAATTACATTTTAGATGGAAATATAACTGATGAAGTAATTGTTGTGGATAAAATGGATGATAATCCATGGAAACCAGAGGCAATCATAACATCAAAAACTGAAGATGTTACAAAAGCTGCCGGCACCAAATACTCTGCCGCCCCAGTTTTCAAAGTACTTAAAAGTAACCATAAAATGAATCCCAAAACAGATTCTAAAAAGGAGGTGTCATAG
- a CDS encoding tributyrin esterase, with protein MQEFRINAQQKSSRELNRAIKKAAPENDRIIIENPNAMHYIAAGLTESVDLLIDGSAGYFVGTMIHGARVHINGNAGWFPADNMTEGEVIIDGSAGDGVGQGIYGGTVVVRKSVGARTGEIMKNGTIIIGGNSGFMSGLFMMGGRIIVLGDISDDAGESIIRGTIYVGGNIKSLGKNAKVEELEGEEREELRELLEEYDFHLDEEKYQNFRKIVPRSARPFYGQESEEGK; from the coding sequence ATGCAGGAATTCAGAATAAACGCTCAACAAAAATCATCCCGGGAGCTTAATCGAGCCATTAAAAAGGCAGCCCCTGAAAATGACCGTATCATAATTGAAAATCCTAACGCCATGCATTACATAGCAGCAGGACTAACAGAATCCGTTGATTTATTAATTGATGGGTCAGCAGGTTACTTCGTCGGCACCATGATCCACGGTGCCAGAGTGCACATCAATGGAAATGCTGGCTGGTTCCCGGCAGATAACATGACAGAAGGGGAAGTCATCATTGATGGTTCAGCCGGAGACGGAGTGGGTCAGGGCATTTACGGTGGCACAGTTGTGGTGCGTAAAAGTGTAGGCGCCCGTACCGGGGAAATCATGAAAAACGGAACTATCATCATAGGTGGAAACTCAGGATTCATGAGCGGCCTGTTCATGATGGGTGGCCGTATAATTGTTCTGGGAGACATCTCCGATGATGCAGGTGAATCCATAATCAGAGGAACCATTTACGTGGGCGGCAACATTAAAAGTCTTGGTAAAAACGCCAAGGTAGAAGAATTGGAAGGGGAAGAAAGGGAAGAATTAAGGGAACTTCTGGAAGAATATGACTTCCATCTGGATGAAGAAAAATACCAGAACTTCCGTAAAATAGTACCACGCAGTGCCCGGCCATTCTATGGCCAGGAATCAGAGGAGGGAAAATAA
- a CDS encoding glutamine amidotransferase family protein, with protein MCGIAGVVFKDKNLHPVGKFMTRMLDALQHRGPDSAGFALYGGLGLREHEYLLNIEVKEKAGLLDEVKTTVNTAFPIESEEIIPSVENYIIYRCKVNLESFSQLKPLIMDVDKIDDVIVLNGAHSFEMIKDVGLVKDIAARYNTEDKMGTHAIGHTRFSTESIVDRYHAHPFQSYIIPDITVVHNGQITNYWKIRDPLERKGHIFETNNDTECIVHYIADKLSQDYSLEEALEQSVKDMDGPFSYIVGTPNGVGIAKDQLGLRPGVMAENDEVFAIASEEVALREVMDTSDIEQISPGETRAYTI; from the coding sequence TTGTGTGGAATAGCAGGAGTGGTATTTAAAGATAAAAACCTTCACCCAGTGGGTAAATTCATGACCCGCATGCTTGACGCTCTCCAGCACAGAGGTCCCGATTCAGCAGGATTCGCACTGTACGGTGGTCTCGGACTGCGAGAACATGAATATCTGTTAAACATTGAAGTTAAAGAAAAAGCAGGACTCTTAGACGAAGTTAAAACCACCGTCAACACCGCTTTCCCAATTGAAAGCGAAGAAATCATCCCATCAGTCGAAAATTACATCATATACCGATGTAAAGTCAATTTAGAATCATTTTCACAATTGAAACCACTGATTATGGATGTTGATAAAATTGACGATGTGATTGTCCTAAATGGAGCCCATTCCTTTGAAATGATCAAGGATGTGGGACTGGTTAAGGATATAGCTGCCCGTTACAACACCGAGGATAAAATGGGCACCCACGCCATTGGCCATACCCGTTTCTCCACCGAAAGTATAGTGGACCGGTACCATGCCCACCCCTTCCAAAGTTATATTATCCCGGATATCACCGTGGTTCACAATGGTCAGATAACTAACTACTGGAAGATAAGAGATCCATTGGAACGTAAAGGGCACATCTTCGAGACAAACAACGATACCGAGTGTATCGTGCATTACATTGCCGATAAATTATCCCAGGATTACAGCCTGGAAGAAGCACTGGAACAGTCTGTGAAGGACATGGATGGTCCATTCTCATATATTGTAGGTACACCCAACGGAGTGGGAATTGCCAAGGACCAGCTGGGTCTCAGACCGGGTGTTATGGCAGAAAACGATGAAGTCTTTGCCATTGCCTCAGAAGAAGTGGCCCTGAGGGAAGTTATGGACACTTCAGATATTGAACAGATATCACCAGGGGAAACTCGTGCTTACACCATTTAG
- the pdxT gene encoding pyridoxal 5'-phosphate synthase glutaminase subunit PdxT yields MMKIGILDLQGDVSEHQLMTEKAVTKMNLKADVLKVKTASEVAECNGIVISGGESTVIGRLIKENTIDTVIKENQIPVLGTCAGMVLLGQETDYEQPLLGLIPMKVKRNGFGRQKLSFEAELKLKTIEDPYPGVFIRAPYAQDVKDEAVVLGQIHDKIIAVAYKNHLATAFHPELTSDTRIHEYFIKEVLNCVE; encoded by the coding sequence ATGATGAAAATAGGTATTTTAGACTTGCAGGGAGACGTTTCCGAACACCAATTAATGACCGAAAAAGCCGTAACAAAAATGAACCTGAAAGCAGATGTTTTAAAGGTTAAAACTGCCTCAGAAGTAGCAGAGTGTAATGGAATTGTTATTTCTGGAGGGGAAAGCACTGTAATCGGAAGACTTATAAAAGAAAACACTATTGACACGGTCATTAAAGAGAACCAAATACCCGTACTGGGTACTTGTGCAGGTATGGTGTTGTTAGGTCAAGAAACAGACTACGAGCAACCCCTACTGGGATTAATACCTATGAAAGTTAAGAGAAACGGTTTTGGACGACAAAAACTGTCATTTGAAGCCGAATTAAAGCTCAAAACCATTGAAGACCCCTACCCCGGAGTTTTCATCAGAGCACCTTATGCCCAAGATGTAAAAGATGAGGCAGTTGTACTGGGACAGATCCATGATAAAATCATTGCCGTGGCATATAAAAATCATTTAGCCACTGCATTTCACCCAGAACTTACTAGTGATACTCGAATTCACGAATATTTCATAAAGGAGGTATTAAATTGTGTGGAATAG
- a CDS encoding DUF2193 domain-containing protein — MVELYEKMVQEAMMAQKADVETIKNKRGTKFHIKDTKAYLDVVQKMEATAEQSESVINLHVNSVKAHYDILNSLTDTIRPEDDPFVEHYQTPVVLEILRDEDPEFEVSLNKFIDAIKKSEALIGKEVVRRYGGFYGPTCVVDFALMPGSTSNTINRIVKTVDIPLKHKQAILSAKSWGMNTSYGVGEVFANEIEGGTTVAQAVEKEIAEIQNIYQNPVEAQAELMDNAGHTSFDVRKYMAQYREKMEDTVIAAMNDDVHYGNILTVPAYCVGDISHHIAQSTFNMCKDDVTMAIIEATTNVMDATLKQALPDFKSEYEVLSLATGSSACAVEYILELDGFNAPTVVDLLTKRFHNYVQLYPTRGAAAELHNSDFMDMIYRGWGHLDQARKVRNGSAGALIPTVAGFKVDLEPVHQNEVIMNPQRYTYPACAITVRFSSLMRLADYPCLLTSEPVTATLMTNIIALHKESPASPARTCKNCASASLVDFRHNHCQWKEAV; from the coding sequence ATGGTTGAACTCTATGAAAAAATGGTTCAAGAAGCAATGATGGCTCAAAAAGCCGATGTAGAAACTATTAAAAATAAGAGAGGAACTAAATTCCACATTAAAGATACCAAAGCCTATCTTGATGTGGTTCAGAAAATGGAAGCAACTGCTGAACAATCTGAATCAGTGATCAACCTCCATGTAAATTCTGTTAAGGCACATTACGACATCTTAAACAGCTTAACAGATACCATAAGACCAGAAGACGATCCTTTCGTTGAACACTATCAAACTCCAGTGGTACTGGAAATACTTCGCGATGAAGACCCTGAGTTTGAAGTGAGTCTTAATAAATTCATAGATGCCATAAAAAAATCAGAAGCCTTAATTGGTAAAGAAGTTGTCCGAAGGTACGGTGGATTCTACGGACCAACCTGTGTGGTTGATTTTGCCCTTATGCCAGGCAGTACCAGTAACACCATAAATCGAATAGTTAAAACCGTGGATATACCTTTAAAACATAAACAGGCCATATTATCTGCTAAATCATGGGGTATGAACACTTCCTATGGTGTTGGTGAAGTTTTCGCCAATGAAATTGAAGGTGGAACAACAGTAGCCCAGGCTGTAGAGAAAGAAATAGCAGAGATCCAGAACATTTACCAGAACCCGGTGGAAGCTCAGGCTGAACTCATGGATAATGCTGGACACACATCATTTGATGTTCGAAAATACATGGCCCAGTACAGAGAAAAAATGGAAGATACCGTAATAGCAGCTATGAATGATGATGTGCACTACGGTAACATCCTGACAGTCCCCGCATACTGTGTGGGTGACATATCTCACCACATTGCTCAATCAACCTTCAACATGTGTAAAGATGATGTGACAATGGCCATAATTGAAGCCACCACCAATGTGATGGATGCCACACTAAAACAGGCCCTCCCAGACTTCAAGAGTGAATATGAAGTACTATCACTGGCAACAGGATCATCGGCCTGTGCAGTGGAGTATATATTGGAACTTGATGGATTCAACGCACCAACAGTGGTGGATCTGTTGACTAAAAGGTTCCACAACTACGTGCAACTTTATCCCACCCGGGGTGCAGCTGCAGAACTGCACAACAGTGATTTCATGGACATGATCTACCGTGGATGGGGACACCTGGACCAGGCTCGAAAGGTTCGTAATGGTTCTGCAGGTGCATTGATACCTACAGTAGCTGGATTCAAAGTAGACCTGGAACCAGTCCACCAGAACGAAGTGATTATGAACCCGCAGCGTTACACTTACCCTGCATGTGCCATAACTGTCAGGTTCTCCTCTTTAATGAGGCTGGCTGATTACCCATGCCTTTTAACCAGTGAACCGGTAACTGCCACCTTGATGACCAACATCATAGCCCTGCACAAGGAAAGCCCAGCTTCCCCTGCAAGAACCTGTAAAAACTGTGCATCAGCATCACTGGTAGACTTCAGACACAATCACTGCCAGTGGAAAGAAGCAGTATAA
- a CDS encoding DUF2180 family protein yields MKCYICAEEGKSTDAVAICIVCGMGLCMDHAIRQENEVWTGGYPFPAEKLKETLPRILCKYCNLALKKGNPKGG; encoded by the coding sequence ATGAAATGTTATATCTGTGCAGAGGAAGGCAAATCCACTGATGCAGTTGCCATCTGTATAGTATGTGGTATGGGATTGTGCATGGATCATGCCATCCGACAGGAAAATGAGGTATGGACTGGGGGATATCCTTTCCCTGCAGAAAAACTCAAAGAAACCTTACCCAGAATACTGTGCAAGTACTGTAATCTAGCCTTAAAAAAAGGTAATCCTAAAGGAGGATAA
- a CDS encoding MIP/aquaporin family protein: protein MFSLMKRSVAELIGTFILVFFGTGAAIITLMISSGQTPPNSFNIGIGVLGGLGDWLAIGLAFGLAITACIYAFGRISGCHINPAVTLALWSVKKFPSRDVGPYILAQLIGAALASFALAYIIGMSAVTTGGLGATAPFQGIGYIQAIVAEAIGTFLLMLVIMGVAVDREAPPGFAGLIIGLTVAGVITTLGNITGASLNPARTFGPYLGDLVMGGSNLWAYFPIYIIGPIVGAILAAFVYSYLSEETV, encoded by the coding sequence ATGTTCTCATTGATGAAACGTTCGGTTGCAGAACTTATTGGAACATTTATCCTTGTTTTTTTTGGTACAGGAGCAGCAATTATAACCCTGATGATAAGTTCTGGTCAAACGCCTCCTAACTCCTTTAACATTGGCATAGGTGTTTTGGGGGGCCTTGGTGATTGGTTAGCTATTGGTTTGGCCTTTGGACTGGCTATAACTGCGTGTATATATGCATTTGGAAGGATATCGGGTTGTCATATTAATCCAGCAGTGACTCTGGCACTGTGGTCTGTGAAAAAATTCCCCTCACGTGATGTTGGCCCATACATACTTGCTCAACTTATAGGAGCAGCACTGGCCAGCTTTGCCCTGGCCTACATCATCGGAATGAGCGCAGTAACCACCGGTGGATTGGGTGCTACTGCACCATTTCAGGGTATTGGTTACATCCAGGCCATCGTGGCAGAAGCCATTGGAACATTCCTTCTTATGCTGGTCATAATGGGAGTTGCAGTGGACAGGGAAGCTCCTCCCGGATTTGCCGGTTTGATCATTGGGTTAACTGTTGCTGGTGTGATAACAACTCTAGGAAACATCACTGGAGCATCCTTGAATCCTGCCAGGACATTTGGACCATATTTGGGTGATCTGGTTATGGGAGGTTCTAACCTCTGGGCATATTTCCCCATATATATTATAGGTCCAATAGTGGGAGCTATTTTAGCTGCATTTGTTTACAGCTATCTTTCAGAGGAGACAGTATAA